One Rhizoctonia solani chromosome 3, complete sequence genomic region harbors:
- a CDS encoding glycoside hydrolase family 76 protein, translating into MPSLTQFFLLSLPILGSAADLGVPLSWIKFYNERPLEERQKIAQAAVDNIRQYLDKKTYEFNGLGYWVSANTYSAIALKDKITGTETNRKLVSAALKSNFENHPHFYKYDFNDDALWWGTASIYAYQAYNDTMFLNYAIDNWNEASKYQITRTQAQAGKHPLKKDTIRATCDGHNTTAGGVFWKTGADDKEMNTITTSLYLTHVWSQFFTANLLTTVEQ; encoded by the exons ATGCCCTCTTTGACCCAGTTCTTTCTTCTCTCCCTTCCGATCTTAGGGTCGGCTGCTGATCTGGGTGTACCTCTTTCTTGGATA AAATTTTACAACGAGCGACCTCTAGAAGAGCGTCAGAAAATAGCCCAGGCT GCAGTTG ACAATATTAGACAATATCTTGATAAGAAGACCTACGAGTTTAACGGACTTGGATATTGGGTTTCAGCTAACACATACAGCGCGATAGCTCTTAAAGACAAGATCACTGGTACAGAAACAAACCGAAAACTTGTTTCCGCCGCGCTCAAG AGTAATTTTGAGAACCACCCTCATTTTTACAAATACGACTTTAATGATGACGCACT GTGGTGGGGCACAGCCAGTATTTATGCTTATCAGGCATATAATGATACTATGTTCCTCAACTATGCTATCGACAACTGGAATGAGGCGTCTAAATA TCAGATCACTCGTACACAAGCTCAAGCCGGCAAGCATCCACTTAAGAAAGACACCATCAGGGCAACATGTGACGGCCATAATACTACGGCCGGTGGTGTTTTCTGG AAAACTGGTGCTGATGATAAAGAAATGAATACCATCACAACCAGCCTTTACCTGACGCACGTATGGTCACAGTTCTTCACAGCCAACCTATTGACGACGGTCGAACAATAG
- a CDS encoding Sugar (and other) transporter, producing MSFYDLVDDGPWWRNRGIILLNLSLLLALITSSANGFDSSMMNGLQIVPDWQGYFGNPSGSTLGMVNAIQNIGVLMALPMAPYVSDKFGRKKSLVTGALIMLGGVTLQAASTNIWHFVGSRGMIGLGLGFATNAAPLLITELAYPTQRGPITAMYNSSWYFGSIIAAWVCFGTFRMSGTTWSWRIPSLLQGVPSLIQVCLLWFVPESPRWLLSQNRDAEAIEILGKYHANGNTSDPLVVLEYQEIREALILEKEISGEVSYFTLFKSVGNLKRMRIIIALGFFSQWSGNGLFSYYINEIFKTLGITSPGMKTLINAILQIWNLIMALSAAMFVDRVGRRTMFVVSNAGMLCAFSIWTITAALYQLLGNTAAANANIALIFIFFSFYDIAYSPLLVAYTIEILPFNIRAKGFAVMNFSVCIALIVNQYVNPIALGAIGWKYALVYCGWLLFEFVFVFRYIIETKGRSLEQTAALFDGEGHADALEQGEIRAALDSKPQLTGVIKLAMMPLATLKSEPVTMNTTTTSPSTLIEMMIRSMRCDGLIHIIQNPGDLASTRLKGRYTLIIVVIDTSFSLKFLFGPSYLGM from the exons ATGTCATTTTATGATCTGGTCGATGATGGGCCTTGGTGGAGAAACCGAG GaataatcctcctcaatctTTCCTTGTTACTCGCCCTTATTACCTCGTCAGCAAATGGTTTTGATAGCTCG ATGATGAACGGCCTCCAAATAGTACCGGATT GGCAAGGTTACTTTGGCAACCCATCTGGGTCAACCTTAG GCATGGTCAATGCGATTCAGAATATCGGTGTGTTGATGGCACTTCCCATGGCCCCCTACGTCAGCGATAAATTCGGCCGTAAGAAGAGCCTAGTCACTGGGGCACTCATTATGTTGGGAGGGGTAACACTTCAAGCTGCATCAACTAATATTTGGCACTTTGTTGGTTCTCGGGGAATGA TCGGGCTAGGCCTGGGATTCGCGACAAACGCTGCGCCTCTGCTCATCACCGAGTTAGCTTACCCAACTCAACGAGGACCTATCACTGCTAT GTACAATTCGTCATG GTATTTTGGTAGTATCATTG CGGCTTGGGTCTGCTTCGGAACTTTCCGAATGTCTGGGACAACTTGGTCATGGAG AATCCCATCGCTCCTACAAGGAGTGCCTTCACTGATTCAAGTATGCCTCCTGTGGTTTGTCCCAGAATCTCCTCGAT GGCTATTATCTCAGAATCGAGACGCCGAAGCAATAGAAATCCTTGGGAAATACCATGCGAATGGAAACACCTCTGATCCACTCGTCGTGCTTGAGTACCAAGAGATTCGTGAGGCATTGATCTTGGAGAAAGAAATATCAGGAGAGGTTTCATATTTCACGCTATTCAAATCAGTCGGTAACCTCAAGCGGATGCGGATCATAATCGCTCTTGGATTCTTTTCGCAATGGAGTGGAAACGGGCTGTTCTCGTATTATATTAACGAGATTTTTAAG ACTCTGGGTATCACCAGCCCGGGAATGAAGACTCTTATAAATGCGATCCTCCAG ATATGGAATCTAATTATGGCCTTGAGTGCAGCCATGTTTGTAGACCGTGTGGGTCGGCGGACCATGTTT GTCGTCTCGAATGCGGGAATGCTATGTG CATTCTCCATATGGACGATTACAGCAGCACTATATCAACTTCTTGGCAATACTGCCGCAGCAAACG CCAATATCGCTCTCATTTTTATCTTTTTTAGCTTCTATGACATTGCC TATTCGCCTCTGCTAGTGGCATACACAATCGAG ATCCTTCCTTTCAATATCCGTGCAAAGGGCTTTGCTGTAATGAATTTTTCCGTGTGCATT GCTCTGATCGTAAATC AATACGTGAATCCAATTGCTCTTGGAGCTATTGGTTGGAA ATATGCACTTGTATACTGTGGCTGGCTTCTCTTCGAGTTTGTATTCGTTTTCCGTTACATCATCGAGACCAAGGGTCGTTCTCTGGAACAAACTGCAGCACTCTTTGATGGAGAGGGTCATGCAGACGCGTTAGAACAGGGTGAGATTCGCGCCGCTTTGGATTCGAAGCCGCAGCTAACTGGTGTTATCAAGCTGGCTATGATGCCGCTCGCCACACTCAAATCAGAACCCGTGACTATGAACACTACGACTACTTCTCCGTCTACATTGATAGAGATGATGATAAGATCTATGAGATGCGACGGGTTGATCCACATTATACAAAATCCCGGAGACCTGGCCAGCACCCGTCTGAAAGGTCGATACACGCTGATCATAGTGGTTATCGATACTAGTTTTTCCCTTAAATTCCTCTTTGGACCGTCTTATTTGGGAATGTAA
- a CDS encoding glycoside hydrolase family 76 protein produces MFTYNSGKYLEGLSTLARLTNASKWHDQLIETANAAIKARAWQGDDGIITEGQGGDLNKNDDARGFKAVFIRALHKLFHDTNNRDLQILIHSYVDVQYNALLDLSSNGTSYGVVWHGPYNGPTPWGQNAALDVLVSAIGAN; encoded by the exons ATGTTTACCTATAACAGCGGAAAGTACCTCGAGGGACTCTCGACATTAGCAAGGCTCACTAATGCTTCAAAGTGGCATGACCA ACTTATTGAAACCGCCAATGCAGCAATCAAAGCCCGAGCTTGGCAAGGTGATGACGGTATTATCACTGAGGGACAAGGAGGCGACCTCAACAAGAACGATGACGCCCGAGGTTTCAAGG CTGTCTTCATTCGTGCTTTGCACAAGCTCTTCCACGATACCAACAACCGCGACTTGCAAATCTTGATTCATAGTTACGTTGACGTACAGTACAACGCACTTCTTGACCTTTCCTCCAACGGTACATCCTACGGTGTAGTTTGGCATGGCCCCTACAATGGCCCAACGCCATGGGGTCAAAACGCTGCGCTAGATGTGTTGGTTTCTGCGATTGGAGCCAACTAG
- a CDS encoding Cellulase (glycosyl hydrolase family 5 protein) has translation MSPVQIKVPPPPAPSPLGVLKIEGSKIVGNDGKPVLLRGAGLGGHLNMENYYWLSWPRKRHEESNQEDAEFFASLGLNCIRIPFNYRHFEDDLNPGVYNERGFQWLDRIINICAHHGIYTILDLHAAPGGQNVDWHCDTGIHRALFWEHIEFQNRAIALWEELARRYKGNTWVAGYNPLNEPTDEEHTRVLDWYARAEKAIHAIDPDHILFWDGNTFAADFSHFGDPLPGSVYSIHDYSNYGFPQVSEPYEGTPEQKEKLESSFKRKIAYHEKTGGHIWNGEFGPVYASPADGSDWEKINERRYHVLKDQLAIYDQYQISWSIWLYKDIGFQGMVYTSPESPYIKLFEAFLAKKKRLAADSWGADTTTVQSAFDPIEKLITEEVTHIQKRYPPTWKVKKHVGRLVRNILISEELTPEYASHFEGLSLQELDDLAASFKFENCAQRSGLNKVLLDHSHL, from the exons ATGTCCCCTGTACAAATCAAGGTACCCCCTCCGCCCGCCCCCTCCCCGTTGGGCGTGTTGAAAATCGAGGGCTCAAAAATTGTTGGCAATGATGGGAAGCCCGTTCTCCTGCGTGGTGCTGGGCTCGGTGGGCATCTTAACATGGAAAATT ATTACTGGTTATCCTGGCCACGAAAACGACATGAGGAAAGCAATCAAGAGG ATGCCGAATTCTTTGCTTCTCTCGGCCTCAATTGCATTCG GATCCCATTCAATTATCGTCATTTTGAAGACGACCTCAACCCCGGGGTGTACAATGAACGTGGATTTCAATGGCTGGATCGTATAATAAATATC TGCGCCCATCACGGCATTTATACTATCCTCGATCTTCATGCCGCCCCCGGAG GTCAAAATGTCGACTGGCACTGCG ATACGGGCATCCACCGGGCCTTGTTTTGGGAACACATTGAATTCCAAAATAGAGCAATTGCTCTCTGGGAAGAATTGGCCAGGCGCTATAAAGGGAACACTTGG GTCGCTGGCTATAACCCGTTGAACGAACCAACTGATGAAGAACATACTCGCGTACTAGACTGGTACGCACGTGCTGAGAAAGCCATCCATGCCATTGACCCGGACCATATT CTGTTTTGGGATGGAAATACTTTTGCT GCCGACTTCTCCCA TTTTGGAGACCCACTTCCGGGCTCTGTATATTCG ATTCATGACTACTCGAATTACGGGTTTCCGCAGGTCAGCGAACCATACGAG GGAACTCCCGAGCAAAAGGAGAAGCTCGAAAGCTCGTTTAAGCGCAAGATTGCATACCACGAAAAGACAGGTGGCCACATCTGGAATGGTGAATT TGGTCCAGTATATGCGTCTCCGGCCGATGGATCCGACTGGGAAAAAATCAACGAACGAAGGTATCATGTTCTTAAGGACCAATTAGCAATTTACGACCAGTATCAGATATCGTGGTCAATTTGGCTCTACAAG GACATCGGTTTCCAAGGCATGGTCTACACGTCCCCAGAGAGCCCATATATAAAATTATTTGAGGCATTCCTCGCAAAGAAAAAACGTCTTGCAGCCGACTCGTGGGGTGCCGACACTACAACAGTTCAATCTGCATTCGATCCGATTGAAAAGTTGATCACCGAAGAAGTCACACATATACAAAAGAGGTATCCACCTACGTGGAAAGTAAAGAAACATG TTGGCCGCCTTGTCCGTAATATCCTGATCTCGGAGGAACTGACGCCCGAGTATGCATCTCACTTTGAAGGTCTCTCGCTACAGGAGCTCGATGACCTAGCGGCGAGCTTCAAGTTTGAAAACTGCGCTCAACGTTCGGGATTGAACAAAGTACTTCTGGATCATTCACATCTATGA
- a CDS encoding acyl-CoA dehydrogenase: MGNERTITPEEIAKHNSPGDLWIVIESDVYDLSRFANIHPGGKAVLFDSAIAGQDATEAFFSVHRSDVLEKPQYARLKIGTLLGKSRTTEVDKSDMLSQVPYAEPTWLLPEFKSPYYKKTHRELQRRMRVLVDEVLFPDGQLKEADGKRASQQVLDEMTRLNVHAMRLGPGKHLKGLTLMEGAVKPEEFDYFHELVITQELVRVGTRGYGDALLSGMVIGLPAVLNFGSDAIKKHIVPDILAAKKVICLAISEPFAGSDVSGMRTTAVKSEDGKEWIINGTKKWITNGTFADYFVVGTRTDGGFTVILVPRVEGVETKPIKTSYSASAGTAYVTFDKVRVPIENTLGEEDGGLYVLLSNFNHERWVLCCLSARAQRLITEECFTWAYQRKAFGKRLVDQPVVRHKLAAMIARCESVQNWLENVTHQMCSMSYHVQADKLAGQMGFLKMYCTQTAQKTAADAVQLFGGRGITQSGMGRFIEHAYRTIAFDSILGGTEDVMGDLGVRQAMRGLPENARL; the protein is encoded by the exons ATGGGAAACGAGCGAACGATTACACCCGAAGAAATCGCCAAG CATAACTCTCCAGGAGATTTG TGGATTGTCATCGAATCGGATGTCTATGATTTGTCTCGCTTCGCCAACATCCATCCCGGAGGAAAAGCTGTTTTGTTCGACTCGGCGATCG CTGGTCAAGATGCTACAGAGGCATTCTTCTCAGTGCACCGCTCGGATGTTCTCGAAAAACCCCAGTATGCAAGGCTAAAGATAGGAACACTGCTCGGGAAGTCTCGGACGACAGAGGTCGACAAATCGGATATGCTCAGCCAGGTGCCTTATGCGGAACCTACCTGGTTATTGCCAGAATTCAAGAGCCCTTACTATAAAAAG ACCCATAGGGAACTGCAACGTCGCATGCGTGTGCTTGTTGATGAAGTTCTCTTTCCGGATGGGCAGCTAAAAGAAGCGGATGGGAAGCGGGCAAGTCAGCAGGTTCTTGACGAAATGAC TCGTCTCAACGTACACGCCATGAGGTTGGGTCCAGGAAAACATCTCAAGGGCCTCACACTCATGGAAGGAGCTGTTAAACCAGAGGAG TTTGATTACTTTCACGAA CTCGTAATCACTCAAGAGCTTGTAAGAGTCGGCACCCGAGGCTACGGTGATGCGCTGTTGTCAGGAATGGTCATTGGCTTGCCTGCAGTGCTTAACTTTGGCTCCGATGCTATCAAGAAACACATCGTGCCGGACATTCTGGCAGCAAAGAAGGTTATATGCTTAGCCATTAGCGAGCCTTTTGCTGGTAGTGATGTCTCAGGTATGAGAACAACGGCGGTAAAGAGTGAAGATGGGAAGGAGTGGATCATCAATGGCACCAAGAA ATGGATTACCAACGGAACGTTTGCCGACTACTTCGTTGTTGGTACTCGCACTGAT GGTGGGTTTACCGTCATTCTCGTTCCTCGAGTGGAAGGCGTCGAAACCAAACCCATCAAAACTTCGTATTCGGCTTCTGCCGGTACCGCATATGTGACTTTTGACAAAGTGCGTGTACCGATCGAAAACACATTGGGTGAAGAAGACGGAGGCCTATATGTCCTCTTGAGCAATTTCAATCATGAGCGATGGGTCCTATGCTGCCTCAGTGCCCGGGCCCAGAGGTTAATTACTGAGGAATGCTTTAC ATGGGCTTATCAGAGAAAGGCTTTCGGAAAGCGACTCGTGGACCAGCCAGTGGTTAGGCACAA ACTAGCTGCCATGATAGCACGGTGTGAAAGCGTTCAAAATTGGCTCGAAAACGTCACCCACCAAATGTGTTCCATGTCATACCACGTCCAAGCCGACAAACTTGCTGG GCAAATGGGTTTCTTGAAAATGTATTGTACTCAGACAGCACAGAAGACTGCAGCGGATGCTGTCCAGTTGTTCGGAGGGCGAGGCATAACTCAGTCCGGAATGGGAAGATTCATAGAGCAC GCTTACCGAACAATCGCATTCGACAGTATACTGGGAGGAA CCGAAGACGTTATGGGTGATCTTGGAGTCCGACAAGCCATGCGTGGCCTGCCCGAGAACGCGAGACTTTGA
- a CDS encoding Cellulase (glycosyl hydrolase family 5 protein) codes for MSRIPIHVPPAPAPSPLGVLRLRGTEIVGSDGKPLVLRGAGLGGHLNMENSPASLISGYPGHEYGMRRALKKVLGEEKADFFLDKFLEYFFTEKDAEFFASLGLNCIRVPFNYRHFEDDMNPGVYNERGFQWLDRIINILASYGIYTILDLHAAPVYIEFQNRAIALWEELARRYKGNTWVAGYNPLNEPTDEDMFEFSLGMNGFKRQFTQSIPITFCSWTVILGLFSFKEALPGACYAIHDYSNFGFPSGDPYKGTPEQQAKLERQFKRKIEFHERVGCHIWNGEFGPVYASPSDGPDWESINEDRYRLLKDQLALYDTAKISWSIWLYKDIGFQGMVYAGPDTAYIKHLKPFLEKKKRVAADEWGADVKVVKHIFDPLEEWLIKEAPGIKQRYPRMWNVSTHVGRLVRNILLSEELYPEYAEYFRDMSLSSLTS; via the exons ATGTCTCGTATTCCTATCCATGTTCCACCTGCGCCTGCACCATCCCCTCTTGGGGTACTACGCCTTCGTGGTACTGAGATCGTAGGCTCCGATGGAAAGCCATTAGTTCTACGTGGCGCCGGTCTTGGTGGTCATTTGAACATGGAAAACT CACCTGCCTCACTG ATTTCTGGATACCCTGGACATGAATATGGCATGCGCCGCGCTCTCAAGAAG GTTTTGGGAGAGGAGAAAGCCGACTTTTTCCTCGACAAATTTTTGGAATATTTCTTCACTGAGAAAGATGCGGAATTTTTTGCatctcttgggttgaactgcattCG AGTCCCTTTCAATTACAGGCATTTCGAAGATGATATGAACCCAGGTGTTTATAACGAGCGGGGGTTTCAATGGTTGGATCGAATTATAAACATT CTCGCCTCCTATGGCATTTATACTATTCTTGACCTGCATGCCGCTCCGGTG TACATCGAATTCCAAAATCGAGCTATCGCGCTTTGGGAGGAGCTAGCGAGGCGCTACAAGGGCAATACATGG GTCGCTGGCTACAACCCGCTAAATGAACCCACAGATGAAGACATGTTCGAGTTCTCGCTTGGTATGAACGGGTTCAAAAGGCAATTCACGCAATCGATCCCGATCACATTTTGTTCTTGGACGGTAATACTTGG ACTTTTCTCA TTCAAGGAGGCCCTTCCTGGAGCGTGCTATGCC ATTCATGACTACTCCAACTTTGGGTTCCCAAGCGGCGACCCGTACAAG GGAACTCCTGAACAACAAGCCAAGCTTGAGCGACAGTTCAAGAGAAAGATTGAATTCCACGAGCGAGTCGGTTGCCATATCTGGAATGGTGAATT TGGCCCAGTATACGCATCTCCGTCGGACGGTCCTGATTGGGAGAGCATTAACGAAGACCGGTATCGCTTGCTCAAGGACCAGCTAGCATTGTACGACACCGCCAAAATCTCGTGGTCGATTTGGCTCTACAAG GATATTGGATTCCAAGGCATGGTTTATGCCGGACCTGATACTGCATACATTAAGCATCTAAAACCTTtcttggagaagaagaagcgagTCGCGGCGGACGAGTGGGGCGCAGATGTCAAGGTTGTCAAGCACATCTTTGATCCATTGGAGGAATGGCTTATCAAAGAAGCACCTGGGATCAAGCAGCGCTACCCTCGAATGTGGAATGTTTCGACCCATG TCGGGCGTCTTGTGAGGAACATTCTCCTCAGCGAGGAGCTCTACCCTGAGTATGCGGAGTACTTCCGTGATATGTCTTTGAGCAGCTTGACGAGTTAG
- a CDS encoding citrate synthase: MATESLTVRDERTGKTYSIPITDNTISATAFKAIKAPARPGERPENETERGLRVSDKGFLNTAVIQSEITYIDGDNGILRYRGYPIEQLAEHSTFLEVAYLLIYGSLPSKGRYESFEFEVLHHSITHVDVAGLFRAFRYDAHPMSILTSAFAALGSYYAEANPSLQGQNLYTKGDKASLAIMDKQIYRLIGKATTLAAMAYRVRQGREFIVPPVGMSYTGSFLYQMDRLGQENYVPSPVLERALDILFILHADMSSTPLRPLFFKPEAHWSIHTLRLRGCASLYGPLHGGANEAVIRMLISIGSPENVPAFLESVKKREKVLSGFGHRVYKTDSRRSVQGNRSDPLLETAMRLHDLAIKDEYFVKRKLAPNVDFWSGLIYRAMGFPLDFFPVLFAVPRVVGWLAHWRQMMLQPGGVKIWRPRQVYAGAGRRDFIPIDQRPTESDDDTDPKKVPSASVHSTGQTKRTALATYKGKAKL; the protein is encoded by the exons ATGGCAACTGAGAGCTTGACTGTGCGCGACGAGCGTACTGGAAAGACGTATAGTATTCCTATTACTGATAACACTATATCCGCCACTGCCTTCAA AGCAATCAAGGCGCCTGCCCGACCTGGGGAGCGACCAGAGAACGAGACGGAACGTGGTTTGCGTGTTTCCGACAAAGGGTTCTTGAATACTGCAGTCATCCAGAGTGAAATCACGTACATTGATGGCGACAATGGGA TTCTTCGGTATCG TGGGTATCCGATTGAACAACTCGCCGAACACTCAACATTCTTGGAAGTCGCCTATCTCCTCATTTATGGTAGCCTGCCTTCAAAAGGTCGCTATGAATCATTCGAATTTGAGGTTTTGCACCATAGCATAACCCATGTTGATGTCGCTGGGTTATTCCGAGCCTTCCGCTATGACGCACACCCTATGTCAATCTTGACCTCAGCGTTTGCTGCACTGGGTAGCTATTATGCTGAAGCGAACCCCTCTTTACAAG GTCAAAATTTGTATACCAAAGGCGACAAAGCTTCCCTTGCGATCATGGATAAGCAAATATATCGATTAATCGGTAAAGCAACGACGTTGGCTGC AATGGCATACCGTGTGCGGCAGGGGCGAGAATTTATTGTTCCGCCTGTTGGAATGTCGTACACTGGCTC CTTCTTGTATCAAATGGACCGTCTCGGACAGGAGAATTATGTGCCTTCCCCCGTCTTAGAACGTGCTTTGGATATCTTATTTATCTTACATGCGGACATGAGCTCAACGCCTCTGCGACCACTGTTCTTCAAACCGGAAGCTCATTGGTCGATCCATACTCTGCGATTGC GCGGATGTGCATCTCTGTACGGCCCTCTGCACG GCGGGGCGAACGAGGCCGTCATTCGCATGCTTATTTCAATTGGTTCCCCCGAGAATGTACCTGCGTTTTTGGAGTCTGTGAAGAAACGAGAGAAGGTACTTTCCGGATTTGGTCACCG TGTTTATAAGACC GACAGCCGAAGAAGTGTTCAAGGT AACCGGTCAGACCCCCTACTCGAAACCGCGATGCGTCTACACGATCTCGCAATCAAGGACGAATATTTTGTAAAACGCAAGCTAGCACCAAATGTAGACTTTTG GTCAGGACTAATCTACCGCGCGATGGGCTTCCCATTGGACTTTTTCCCAGTCTTATTTGCTGTTCCACGTgtggttggttggcttgcGCACTGGCGTCAAATGATGCTTCAGCCTGGGGGTGTAAAGATCTGGCGGCCCCGTCAGGTATACGCCGGTGCCGGTAGGCGCGATTTCATTCCTATTGACCAACGGCCCACGGAGTCCGATGACGACACCGATCCCAAGAAGGTCCCTAGTGCTAGTGTCCATTCGACCGG GCAGACGAAGCGAACTGCGCTGGCGACTTACAAAGGCAAAGCCAAGCTGTAG
- a CDS encoding alpha-amylase, translating into MDVLETIRNWIMAPFAEPALLRMKLGGPQVQFFEWDSTGGKISWWKHFEDQVPRMKELGVTQVWLPPPNKAMRPKGQGYDAYDLWDLGEFNQKGSIATRWGTKEELIHAIQVAREHGIDVLIDAVLNHKLGADRREKFLAIQVDDNDRRIDLGPAKEIEGWTGYDMTGRGNKYSSLKWSHQHFTGVDYDHITKTKGVFKIAEPGRKGWSHRVDKELGNYDYLLGTDIDFRHPDVRRDLMDWGVWVLKETGAAGFRLDACKHIDRKFLREWLANARNTHGQQVFAVGEFWNSDVAKLVRDIRAFPGEMCFFDVPLHQKFFLAGQQGSKFDLRKILHGSLVQARPRDACTFVDNHDTRPEGSLVSWVEDNMKLIAYALILLRPDGHPCVYHGDIFPDPESHIGRDLPAKIEVLCAARKLYAYGGLRDYFTEKNLIGFVRSGDDKHPGGCAVVMCNLLESERTGETGIAMNVGANNVGSWKNLLDPSATTVTVPSSGNGWFPCSEQVAVWVKG; encoded by the exons ATGGACGTTCTTGAAACCATTCGAAACTGGATCATGGCACCTTTTGCCGAGCCTGCGTTGCTTAGGATGAAGTTGGGTGGTCCACAG GTTCAATTCTTCGAGTGGGACTCGACAGGGGGTAAAATATCATGGTGGAAGCATTTTGAAGATCAAGTGCCTCGTATGAAGGAGCTGGGAGTCACTCAAGTCTGGTTACCCC CTCCAAATAAGGCGATGCGGCCAAAGGGGCAAGGATACGATGCTTACGACCTCTGGGATCTTGGGGAATTCAACCAAAAAGGATCAATAGCCACACGGTGGGGTACAAAGGAAGAGCTCATTCACGCAATTCAAGTAGCCCGCGAACACGGGATTGACGTTCTAATTGATGCGGTTTTGAAT CACAAACTCGGTGCTGACCGTCGAGAGAAGTTCCTCGCCATTCAGGTTGATGACAATGATAGAAGAATAGATCTTGGACCAGCCAAAGAAATCGAG GGGTGGACGGGATATGATATGACAGGAAGGGGTAACAAG TACAGTAGTCTGAAATGGTCGCACCAGCATTTCACTG GCGTGGATTATGACCACATCACCAAAACGAAGGGTGTGTTCAAGATTGCTGAGCCCGGACGAAAAGGGTGGTCTCATCGGGTTGATAAGGAACTTGGTAACTACGACTACCTC CTTGGAACGGAT ATTGATTTCAGGCATCCCGATGTTCGACGTGATCTGATGGACTGGGGTGTGTGGGTGCTCAAG GAAACTGGTGCAGCAGGTTTCAGACTCGATGCCTGCAAACATATTGACCGGAAGTTTCTCCGCGAATGG CTTGCGAATGCTCGTAACACGCATGGACAACAAGTATTCGCAGTGGGCGAATTTTGGAACAGTGATGTAGCGAAGCTCGTGCGAGATATACGCGCCTTCCCCGGGGAGATGTGTTTCTTTGATGTTCCGCTGCACCAAAAATTTTTCCTCGCAGGACAGCAGGGCTCCAAGTTTGACCTACGGAAAATTCTGCATGGATCATTGGTACAGGCCCGTCCTAGGGATGCATGCACATTTGTTGATAATCACGATACCCGCCCTGAAGGATCACTGGTATCCTGG GTCGAGGATAATATGAAGCTCATTGCATATGCACTGATTCTTCTACGACCGGATGGACACCC GTGTGTTTACCACGGGGATATCTTCCCGGACCCTGAATCGCATATAGGTCGGGACTTGCCAGCAAAGATCGAAGTATTGTGTGCGGCACGGAAATTGTACGCATACGGTGGTTTGAGAGACTACTTCACAGAGAAGAACTTGATTGGTTTCGTGCGGTCTGGGGACGATAAACATCCTGGTGGATGTGCTGTTGTAATGTGTAATCTCCTTGAAAG TGAGCGTACCGGCGAAACCGGTATAGCTATGAATGTTGGGGCC AATAATGTTGGTTCCTGGAAGAATTTACTTGACCCTAGTGCCACTACCGTCACTGTCCCGTCATCTGGAAATGGTTGGTTCCCTTGCTCAGAGCAGGTTGCAGTGTGGGTCAAGGGCTAG